Proteins co-encoded in one Acidobacteriota bacterium genomic window:
- a CDS encoding carboxypeptidase regulatory-like domain-containing protein encodes MFIRLNRYIVVRLFLAVLFLSGTSAAQLDQTFGVGGKVVFSPFPGGATARRVRIQPDGKIVTFGTTTIWYGSSFLSRHDSNGVLDPSFAGDGIVEFSDGFYNDMVVLSGGNILVTGESAYFAGATGFRTYDSNGTRLLRPAEASWDDTLGRRLLVQPDGKIIIVTYTGTPNFAANDLAAIRYMDTAEYFDPSFGNFSLAVSSVPVRRDTEFWNDLYGADFLGDAAIQPDGKIVMMGSGTTGTKVVRLTTTGVLDGNFGSSGIASLPGSLAYAHPGGMVIQNDGKIVINGVLTEFGLNSSFIVRLNANGTLDDQFGTGGIVSILEPDPDARGIGTALAIDPTGKIITAGDRGGSFALMRFRPSGLLDTSFGTNGVLVTPMTTERSSIHSIAWQSAGKLIAVGTVEGTNRAVGIARYEITNSGITISGRVVTPNGTPIRNVSVTLVDSQGSRRTTNTGSFGLFVFDNVTAGSSYTVSASSKRFRFPARSIQPTGDLTLEDFVGLE; translated from the coding sequence ATGTTTATAAGACTCAATCGTTATATCGTTGTCCGATTATTTCTCGCAGTTCTTTTTCTGTCTGGTACGTCAGCGGCACAGTTGGACCAAACCTTCGGGGTCGGGGGAAAAGTCGTTTTTTCTCCTTTTCCTGGTGGAGCAACTGCCCGGCGGGTTAGGATACAGCCGGACGGAAAGATCGTAACCTTTGGAACTACCACAATATGGTACGGCAGTTCATTTCTAAGCCGGCATGACTCAAATGGCGTGCTCGATCCGAGTTTTGCTGGTGATGGGATCGTCGAATTTTCCGACGGTTTCTACAACGACATGGTCGTTCTCTCAGGCGGCAATATCTTGGTGACAGGGGAAAGTGCTTATTTCGCGGGCGCAACGGGTTTTCGTACCTACGACTCAAACGGCACTAGACTGCTGCGACCAGCAGAAGCTAGCTGGGACGACACCCTGGGACGACGCCTTCTGGTGCAGCCCGACGGCAAGATCATAATCGTTACTTACACCGGAACACCAAACTTCGCCGCAAATGATCTGGCCGCCATTCGGTATATGGACACCGCCGAGTACTTTGACCCGTCATTTGGCAACTTTTCCCTGGCAGTTTCCAGTGTTCCAGTACGGCGGGATACAGAATTTTGGAATGATCTCTATGGAGCCGATTTCCTTGGTGATGCTGCGATCCAGCCGGATGGGAAGATCGTCATGATGGGTAGCGGGACCACAGGTACGAAGGTGGTACGGCTCACAACCACAGGAGTTCTGGATGGAAATTTCGGGAGCAGCGGGATCGCCTCGTTGCCAGGCAGCCTCGCATACGCCCACCCCGGCGGTATGGTGATCCAGAATGACGGAAAGATAGTTATCAACGGCGTCCTTACCGAATTTGGGCTCAACTCTTCGTTCATTGTCCGACTCAACGCCAACGGAACTCTCGACGACCAGTTCGGAACCGGCGGAATAGTTTCGATCTTAGAACCCGATCCGGACGCACGCGGTATCGGCACAGCTCTCGCGATCGATCCGACCGGCAAGATCATAACCGCCGGCGACCGGGGCGGAAGCTTTGCCCTGATGCGTTTCCGCCCGTCCGGCCTTCTCGACACCTCGTTTGGCACAAACGGTGTTCTCGTAACCCCGATGACAACGGAGCGAAGCTCGATCCACTCGATCGCGTGGCAATCCGCGGGCAAACTCATCGCCGTTGGCACCGTCGAGGGAACAAATCGAGCGGTCGGGATCGCCCGATACGAAATTACCAACAGCGGAATCACTATCTCAGGACGTGTTGTCACGCCCAACGGTACCCCAATTCGAAATGTGTCGGTAACTCTTGTCGATTCTCAGGGATCAAGACGAACCACGAACACAGGATCTTTCGGACTTTTCGTCTTTGACAACGTAACTGCAGGGTCTTCGTATACCGTATCTGCTTCGTCCAAGAGATTTAGATTTCCAGCGCGGTCGATCCAGCCAACCGGCGACCTCACCCTTGAAGATTTCGTAGGACTCGAGTGA
- a CDS encoding carboxypeptidase regulatory-like domain-containing protein, protein MKYFSIALQAFLVTLFIVCTFPLFATAASGSLDPTFGIGGVERFYDSWGQSIRVQPDGKLVVLGAGLRRLLPNGQPDPSFGINGTASVPAGYGTGFSAKIQPDGKIVVVGVYRVHPSTGEFAVWRYNPDGTPDTLFGSAGVILTNFRNTSDTAASVTLQTDGKLVVVGSAGDGDSLGSSVAVARFAVNGSLDPTFGNGGKVLTNLTATHDEATGVVVQPDGKIVVAGSGGNQTSLHVVRYMENGSLDPAFGFGGIATIGDAIGDAVVIQGNGRIIVAGGSLIGLNKVFSLFGFNQSGNLDSTFGEDGLARGFETGYGSANDLILQPDGKIVAVGGAANGSRGAIAVARFLSNGAKDVSFGTDGQTLTQISDSSDSAIGVALQSDNRIVITGFAGFFDYESITDMLVMRYDNDSAQAGVTVTGRVLLPSGAPLRNTTVSLIDAFGNSRSTTSGSFGVYTFEAVAAGTSYTLVARSKRYRFAPRILTPNENISGFDLIAVE, encoded by the coding sequence ATGAAATACTTTTCGATAGCTCTCCAGGCTTTCTTAGTGACACTTTTTATAGTTTGCACCTTCCCGTTATTTGCAACCGCGGCTTCTGGATCGCTGGATCCGACTTTTGGAATCGGCGGTGTTGAAAGATTCTACGATTCGTGGGGTCAATCGATCAGAGTTCAGCCGGATGGCAAGTTAGTTGTCCTCGGGGCAGGACTCCGACGGCTTCTCCCGAATGGGCAGCCTGACCCGAGTTTCGGCATAAACGGGACTGCCTCAGTGCCCGCCGGATATGGCACTGGATTTAGCGCCAAGATCCAACCGGACGGCAAAATCGTTGTGGTTGGCGTTTACAGAGTGCATCCGTCGACCGGAGAATTTGCCGTTTGGCGATACAACCCTGATGGAACGCCGGATACGCTTTTTGGCAGCGCCGGTGTCATCTTGACCAATTTCAGGAATACGTCCGACACCGCAGCTTCGGTTACATTGCAAACCGACGGAAAGTTGGTTGTCGTGGGTTCGGCAGGCGACGGTGACAGCTTGGGCTCTTCAGTTGCGGTCGCGCGGTTTGCGGTGAACGGCTCGCTCGATCCCACTTTTGGCAACGGCGGAAAAGTTTTGACAAACCTCACCGCTACCCACGATGAAGCCACAGGAGTCGTCGTCCAGCCAGACGGCAAGATCGTGGTGGCAGGGAGCGGAGGCAATCAAACCAGCCTCCACGTGGTGCGATACATGGAGAATGGCTCTCTCGATCCGGCGTTTGGGTTCGGCGGCATCGCGACAATCGGGGACGCAATCGGCGATGCTGTAGTAATCCAAGGCAATGGTCGCATAATTGTTGCTGGCGGAAGCCTTATCGGCTTGAACAAGGTGTTTTCCCTCTTCGGATTTAACCAGAGTGGGAATCTTGATTCAACATTTGGCGAAGACGGTCTCGCTCGAGGCTTCGAAACAGGTTACGGCTCCGCAAACGATCTTATTTTGCAGCCGGATGGCAAAATTGTAGCAGTTGGTGGGGCGGCCAATGGCTCGCGAGGCGCCATAGCGGTCGCACGATTCTTATCCAACGGAGCGAAAGACGTCTCATTCGGCACTGATGGGCAGACGCTCACGCAGATAAGCGATTCTAGCGATTCCGCAATTGGAGTCGCACTGCAATCGGATAATCGCATTGTCATTACTGGTTTTGCTGGTTTTTTCGACTATGAATCGATCACCGATATGTTGGTTATGCGGTACGACAACGATTCCGCCCAGGCCGGTGTGACTGTCACGGGACGCGTGCTGCTCCCAAGCGGCGCTCCACTACGGAACACGACGGTTTCCCTGATCGATGCATTTGGGAATTCTCGAAGCACAACATCCGGATCGTTCGGCGTCTACACCTTTGAGGCCGTTGCCGCGGGCACCTCGTACACGCTGGTCGCAAGATCGAAACGCTACCGCTTCGCTCCGCGCATACTTACGCCGAATGAAAACATTTCCGGCTTTGACCTCATAGCTGTCGAATGA
- a CDS encoding winged helix-turn-helix domain-containing protein, protein MGTDAEIRSIYRFGTFELDVEERRLIKGEQVVALTPKAFDVLVILVERAGHLVEKEELMGLVWPDSFVEEANVTRIVHTLRKVLGVDENGSKFIETVAKKGYRFVTPVSTLGKNPELTAGRDADTSRGYELQTSDLQVAAEVDMPGRTGKPLLSRRRLALVCLFAISAISIVSWRAYKSTQTPGEPFPEIKLSRLTNSGNVGKVALSPDGNLIAFESVGKEGVSLSVRQIDIGNSIELVGPQKGLFSFFIFSPDGKIVYYGYFPGDKVDAEVFAVPALGGLSQKLALSSFSMSFGPDKRQFAHVVSDSGSSRTILLIDSLDGGERRELISRRRPAGLQVMGQPCSWSPSGRTIAVIHSFREGDESYSNIIGVDPTNGSEKALTAKRWRSLNSVQWLRDESGLLVTGSDTAQSPSQVWFISAADGEVRRLTNDLNEYSFIGVTPDGKQFVSVQESRTSSLWLGTLGQGALTTRNLISETGELDTIAAASSGAVTFRSNANGGSNLSVIESSGARRQITVDGQVDERGLCLTPDGKYVVFPSRRSGKVNLWRSRPDGSEMLQLTNGDGEFYPNCSADNRSVVFQKGFGFGIKSTLWKISLDGGGEEMQLTNYFAMRPTVSFDGRTVAFFYMDDDKWRVGTVSIDGGPMGPSVNVPDGITDRVARWSTDGKSLMLVDNDGDIGNIWRVPLDGGTATQITNFEWHKIEDFALFPGSTQVVLSRSTAVSDVVLASGR, encoded by the coding sequence ATGGGCACCGACGCGGAGATTAGAAGTATTTACAGATTCGGTACCTTCGAACTTGATGTCGAAGAGCGCCGACTGATAAAAGGTGAGCAGGTCGTAGCTCTCACGCCAAAAGCCTTTGACGTGCTGGTTATTCTCGTCGAACGCGCTGGACATCTCGTCGAAAAAGAAGAATTAATGGGCTTAGTCTGGCCGGATTCATTTGTCGAAGAGGCGAATGTTACACGAATTGTCCATACGCTTCGAAAAGTTTTAGGAGTAGACGAGAACGGCAGTAAATTCATCGAAACGGTCGCAAAAAAAGGCTATCGATTTGTGACGCCGGTAAGTACCCTTGGCAAGAATCCTGAGCTAACGGCTGGCAGAGATGCGGACACAAGTCGTGGTTATGAGCTCCAGACATCCGATCTGCAGGTAGCTGCTGAGGTGGATATGCCGGGCAGAACCGGTAAGCCCCTCCTATCGCGTCGGAGGCTCGCGTTAGTTTGCCTTTTCGCGATATCGGCTATTTCGATCGTGAGTTGGCGTGCGTACAAATCTACGCAAACCCCCGGCGAGCCTTTCCCGGAAATAAAATTAAGTCGCCTGACAAATTCGGGGAACGTCGGCAAAGTCGCTCTTTCGCCGGACGGTAACCTCATTGCGTTTGAGAGCGTGGGGAAAGAGGGCGTCAGTCTTTCGGTAAGGCAGATCGATATAGGCAATTCAATTGAATTGGTTGGTCCGCAGAAAGGATTGTTTAGCTTCTTCATCTTTTCGCCTGACGGCAAAATCGTTTATTACGGGTATTTTCCCGGTGACAAAGTCGACGCAGAGGTATTCGCGGTGCCCGCTTTGGGCGGCCTGAGTCAAAAACTTGCGTTATCAAGCTTTTCAATGTCCTTTGGACCCGATAAAAGGCAATTCGCCCACGTAGTCTCGGATTCTGGAAGTAGTCGAACGATCCTGCTGATCGACAGTCTCGATGGCGGCGAACGCCGCGAGTTGATATCGCGACGAAGACCGGCCGGTCTACAAGTTATGGGACAGCCCTGTTCGTGGTCACCGAGTGGGCGGACGATCGCCGTAATACACAGTTTCCGGGAGGGAGATGAAAGTTATTCAAATATTATCGGGGTCGATCCTACGAATGGTTCAGAAAAAGCCCTGACCGCAAAAAGGTGGCGATCACTCAACAGCGTACAATGGTTGAGGGACGAAAGTGGTTTGCTCGTAACCGGGAGCGACACGGCGCAGTCGCCGAGTCAGGTTTGGTTTATCTCCGCGGCCGACGGGGAAGTTCGCCGGTTGACGAACGACTTGAATGAATATTCGTTTATCGGCGTGACTCCCGATGGAAAACAATTTGTATCGGTGCAGGAAAGTCGAACCAGTAGCCTCTGGCTCGGAACGCTTGGACAAGGGGCTTTAACCACACGAAACCTCATATCAGAAACGGGTGAGCTAGACACAATTGCAGCAGCCAGCAGTGGCGCAGTTACTTTTCGCTCAAATGCCAATGGAGGATCGAATTTGTCGGTCATTGAGAGCTCCGGAGCCAGAAGGCAGATAACTGTTGACGGTCAGGTCGACGAACGTGGCTTGTGTCTAACGCCCGATGGGAAATACGTAGTTTTCCCATCTCGTAGATCAGGAAAAGTAAATCTGTGGCGTAGCCGACCCGACGGCAGCGAAATGCTGCAATTGACTAACGGCGATGGCGAATTTTACCCGAACTGCTCGGCGGACAATCGTTCGGTTGTCTTTCAAAAGGGGTTTGGCTTTGGGATCAAATCCACCCTTTGGAAAATATCTCTCGACGGCGGCGGCGAAGAGATGCAGTTAACTAATTACTTTGCGATGCGGCCGACTGTTTCATTTGATGGGCGAACCGTAGCATTCTTTTATATGGACGATGACAAGTGGAGAGTTGGCACCGTGTCAATAGACGGAGGGCCAATGGGGCCAAGTGTGAACGTACCTGATGGAATCACGGATCGCGTGGCACGTTGGTCGACCGACGGTAAGTCGCTTATGTTAGTCGATAACGATGGAGATATCGGAAATATTTGGCGCGTACCACTGGACGGCGGCACGGCGACGCAAATCACTAATTTCGAATGGCACAAAATTGAAGATTTCGCCCTGTTCCCCGGCTCCACGCAAGTGGTTCTCAGCCGATCAACCGCTGTAAGCGATGTAGTCCTGGCCAGCGGCAGGTAG
- a CDS encoding carboxypeptidase regulatory-like domain-containing protein: MGKNIFLLILIMLSTGRISLAQRQSSLILPQTTDPGITTNLNNHFVSINRSVTQKNQLFIFLPGTGGVGITAREINWTAADLGFHAINLTYPNDEAINDLCSATADLDCYANARLEVLDGTNRSSLVNVSRPNSIENRLIKLLIYLRTQSPNDNWGQFLINDSTIDWSKIVITGHSQGGGHAAIIGRYHAVARVVMFAAMDFNARSNAPANWIAQPNTTPNATTPDRFWGFSHTRDDQVNFTLLTNRIWPAYGMPTFGAVSNVDTQGPPFSNTHSLTTDLDCDVTHGCIVVDARLSRLPDGTPIYKPVWEYLLSNTVASSASISGRVLSPSGIAIRNVIVTLTDSQGIRRTAVTGSFGTFTFEDVLAGQTVIIGASSKRYRFAPISISLTANLLNVDLIGLE; this comes from the coding sequence ATGGGAAAAAATATCTTCTTATTAATACTCATCATGCTTTCAACCGGCCGGATATCTCTCGCACAGAGGCAAAGCTCGCTGATCTTGCCCCAAACTACCGACCCTGGTATCACTACCAACTTAAACAACCATTTCGTTTCGATCAACAGGTCGGTCACGCAAAAGAATCAGCTCTTTATATTCCTACCGGGAACCGGCGGCGTCGGAATTACCGCCAGAGAGATCAACTGGACAGCAGCCGATCTTGGCTTTCATGCGATAAACCTAACATATCCGAACGACGAGGCGATAAACGACCTGTGCTCCGCGACGGCCGATCTTGATTGCTATGCGAACGCCCGTCTCGAAGTCCTAGACGGCACCAACCGCTCCTCACTTGTAAACGTTAGCCGCCCGAACTCGATCGAAAATCGCCTGATCAAGCTACTGATCTACCTGCGGACTCAGTCACCGAATGATAATTGGGGCCAATTCCTGATCAACGATTCGACCATCGATTGGTCAAAGATCGTTATTACTGGTCATTCACAGGGCGGCGGGCATGCTGCGATCATCGGCCGATACCACGCGGTCGCGAGAGTGGTTATGTTCGCCGCGATGGACTTCAACGCCCGATCCAACGCCCCTGCTAACTGGATAGCCCAGCCGAACACAACGCCAAACGCCACGACACCCGACCGATTCTGGGGATTTTCACACACACGCGACGATCAGGTGAATTTTACGCTTTTGACGAATCGGATCTGGCCGGCATACGGAATGCCAACCTTTGGAGCGGTTTCGAATGTCGACACTCAAGGTCCACCATTTTCGAATACCCACTCGCTGACAACCGATCTGGACTGCGATGTAACTCACGGATGCATCGTCGTTGACGCGAGGCTTAGCAGGCTTCCAGACGGAACGCCGATCTACAAGCCTGTCTGGGAATACCTATTGTCAAACACCGTCGCATCCTCGGCATCCATCTCAGGCCGCGTCCTGTCACCGTCAGGTATCGCCATTCGAAATGTCATCGTGACACTTACTGATTCGCAAGGCATAAGGCGAACCGCCGTAACTGGCTCGTTCGGTACTTTCACTTTCGAAGACGTGCTGGCAGGACAAACCGTCATAATCGGAGCCTCCTCCAAGCGTTATCGATTCGCCCCGATCTCCATTTCCCTGACCGCTAACCTCTTAAATGTGGATCTGATCGGACTAGAGTAG
- a CDS encoding glycosyltransferase family 9 protein, with the protein MHILIVKLGSIGDIIHTLPALSAIRQALPDVEISWVVEERSAEMLRGNSLIDNLIEVDTKSLRGGKVIEEILLGATKQIKELRRFKFDVSIDFQGLLKSAMIGKLSGARQRFGFSKDGLREPASRLLLTDQVAVPTGIHIIRKNLALAAGALNIEVPDTYFEFPIATFSEHVAEAEAIIEAVCTSPRVSESETLHSNDSPLLTRGLVQRECFAVLNPAGGWVTKLWHAEKFGVLADRIWEEHGMASVVVTGPKESELAEKAAANSHSGKLTLAEPSLKGFYELAKRATVYVGGDTGPTHIAVAAGTPIVGIFGPTEWWRNGSPRADDICVERDDIDCRVDCHRRTCSKWICMDIEVETVLTAVGERLKRL; encoded by the coding sequence ATGCACATCCTTATCGTAAAACTCGGCAGTATTGGGGATATTATCCACACGCTGCCAGCATTATCAGCTATTCGCCAGGCATTGCCGGATGTAGAGATATCGTGGGTTGTCGAGGAGCGATCGGCGGAGATGTTGCGCGGGAATTCGCTGATCGACAACCTGATCGAGGTCGATACCAAGAGCCTTCGAGGCGGGAAGGTGATCGAGGAGATATTGCTCGGGGCGACTAAGCAGATCAAGGAGCTGCGTCGGTTCAAGTTTGATGTCTCGATCGATTTTCAAGGGCTTTTGAAATCGGCGATGATCGGTAAGTTGTCGGGGGCGAGGCAAAGATTCGGATTCTCTAAAGATGGTTTGCGGGAACCCGCGAGCCGACTGCTGTTGACCGATCAGGTCGCCGTTCCAACTGGAATCCATATTATTAGAAAGAATCTCGCTCTCGCCGCGGGAGCGTTGAATATTGAGGTTCCTGATACGTATTTTGAGTTTCCGATCGCGACTTTTTCCGAACACGTTGCAGAGGCTGAGGCGATAATTGAAGCTGTCTGCACAAGCCCGCGCGTGAGCGAGAGCGAAACGCTCCACTCGAATGATTCGCCCTTGCTTACGCGCGGGCTTGTGCAACGCGAGTGTTTTGCCGTCCTCAACCCAGCAGGCGGCTGGGTAACGAAGCTTTGGCATGCGGAGAAATTCGGTGTGTTAGCCGACCGGATCTGGGAAGAGCACGGTATGGCATCGGTCGTCGTTACGGGGCCAAAAGAGTCGGAGCTTGCGGAAAAGGCAGCCGCGAATAGCCATTCTGGTAAACTTACGCTTGCCGAGCCGAGTCTGAAAGGATTTTACGAGCTGGCAAAAAGGGCGACAGTTTACGTCGGAGGCGACACTGGGCCGACGCATATTGCGGTAGCGGCTGGAACACCTATCGTCGGCATATTCGGCCCGACGGAATGGTGGCGAAACGGCAGTCCGCGTGCCGACGATATCTGCGTCGAGCGAGACGACATCGATTGCCGCGTCGATTGCCATCGGCGGACGTGTTCGAAATGGATCTGTATGGATATCGAGGTTGAGACTGTTCTGACCGCCGTGGGCGAGCGACTCAAACGCTTATGA
- a CDS encoding isoprenylcysteine carboxylmethyltransferase family protein, with protein MIKFDKRIVQRIRVPLGFIFAIVFLIFARPTLPTLAIGSAVVCVGVLIRAWASGHIRKAKTLAVSGPYGYTRNPLYLGSLILGLGFTVAAGVWWLAILFCILFLGIYLPVMRVEIGDMRRIFGEEFDEYEKNVPLLIPRITVWRNTGEKFDFQLYSQYREYRAAIGAAVVVAILAAKAYFLT; from the coding sequence ATGATCAAATTCGACAAACGCATTGTTCAACGCATCCGGGTTCCACTTGGTTTCATTTTTGCTATCGTTTTTTTGATCTTTGCGCGGCCGACGCTGCCTACACTCGCGATCGGTTCGGCCGTTGTGTGCGTTGGCGTACTGATTCGAGCGTGGGCTTCGGGGCATATTAGAAAGGCGAAAACCTTAGCCGTCAGCGGTCCGTATGGATACACGAGGAATCCGCTTTATCTCGGCAGTCTGATCCTCGGGCTTGGTTTTACGGTTGCGGCGGGTGTATGGTGGCTCGCGATCCTATTTTGTATTTTGTTCCTCGGCATCTATTTGCCGGTTATGCGCGTCGAAATAGGTGATATGCGGAGGATATTCGGCGAGGAATTCGACGAATACGAGAAGAATGTCCCGTTGTTAATTCCGCGTATCACGGTATGGCGGAATACAGGCGAAAAATTCGACTTTCAGCTATACTCGCAGTATCGCGAATATCGGGCGGCGATCGGTGCCGCAGTCGTTGTCGCAATATTAGCCGCGAAGGCGTATTTTCTGACTTAG
- a CDS encoding DUF3108 domain-containing protein — translation MKLLFFRSMLFAAMLFAATVVGLAQGPTLPGSVAGNKSPSASMPASKFDGEKLTFEGKASKLKLSISIADLTFSTAITPKGDQISIRSIAESKGTMLKLFRYSFMQDYESVVDLSTFRIVKTVKKDVQKQRVRDSEAEFDYQMKRVTYVETDPKDVNRPPRRIASEISDPMNDMISAIYAMRLRELAVGDRFELSVSDSGLVYKVPVAVTKREQLGTAIGKFWCLRVEPEIFGPGRLIEQKGKMVLWLTDDKLHTPVKAQVDTQYGKVEIKLKAMTKPS, via the coding sequence ATGAAGCTGTTGTTTTTCAGATCGATGCTCTTTGCCGCAATGTTATTCGCGGCCACAGTTGTCGGTTTGGCCCAGGGCCCAACACTGCCTGGGAGTGTGGCGGGAAACAAGTCGCCTTCTGCTTCCATGCCGGCAAGCAAATTCGATGGCGAAAAGCTGACATTCGAGGGCAAGGCCAGCAAGTTAAAGCTAAGCATCTCCATTGCCGACCTTACATTCAGTACCGCAATAACACCGAAAGGCGATCAGATCTCGATCAGATCGATCGCCGAATCAAAAGGCACGATGCTGAAGCTGTTTCGCTACAGCTTTATGCAGGACTACGAATCGGTCGTGGATCTGTCAACTTTTCGCATTGTAAAGACGGTTAAAAAGGACGTTCAGAAACAGCGTGTTCGCGATAGCGAGGCCGAGTTCGATTACCAGATGAAGCGGGTAACTTATGTTGAGACCGACCCGAAGGACGTCAATCGTCCGCCCCGCCGCATCGCATCTGAGATCTCCGATCCGATGAACGACATGATCTCCGCGATCTACGCAATGCGTTTGCGCGAACTGGCGGTGGGCGACCGTTTCGAACTTTCTGTCAGTGATTCCGGTTTGGTATACAAGGTGCCGGTCGCAGTTACAAAGCGTGAGCAACTTGGGACGGCGATCGGTAAATTTTGGTGCCTGCGGGTCGAGCCCGAGATATTTGGACCGGGCCGCCTGATCGAGCAGAAAGGCAAGATGGTCCTTTGGCTCACCGATGATAAACTGCATACCCCGGTAAAGGCTCAAGTCGATACTCAATACGGTAAGGTCGAGATCAAACTCAAGGCCATGACGAAGCCGAGTTAG
- a CDS encoding DUF4912 domain-containing protein, which produces MATKTDKEERTPVGKRSAKAKSEVDPFESVVEVKAVKKTGLRKVAAEVFGEVAAPKKRVRKTAKTIESDPFATTVATASPVKKRAAKTTARALKAASKAAKVPGKADSRKKNLDITAELAVEEPKVKLSPTFKALADVKLPELQKENRARLQMQTPTRIYFYWSVKENPWAILTNVFGSDLGNYTLVIKLIDQTYGHETINQCEAEGNWWFDVEPDRKYQAEVGFFAPGRPYFRILHSNSIETPRRSPSPRAATDSDWRVSANKFAEVLDVAGFSRDAFDVAMAGDDIALAQDASQQAFTSFIGSGEVQIEGISSDELRYALIALASGMTLEELRGKVSPTLFAILQANAGQINAGRAMSSLTEHFEIEETEFTEEEFGPAVYGASLVNFPKTLKTKTVSNKKPSIELAPRYNPVSSHSLGR; this is translated from the coding sequence ATGGCTACGAAAACTGATAAAGAAGAAAGAACCCCTGTAGGCAAGCGTTCGGCGAAGGCAAAATCCGAGGTTGATCCGTTTGAATCTGTGGTTGAGGTAAAAGCGGTCAAGAAAACGGGTCTGCGTAAGGTCGCGGCAGAAGTTTTTGGAGAGGTCGCCGCCCCGAAAAAGCGTGTCAGAAAGACGGCTAAGACCATCGAATCTGACCCGTTCGCAACGACTGTAGCCACCGCTTCGCCGGTGAAAAAGCGGGCTGCGAAAACGACTGCGCGAGCGTTAAAAGCCGCGTCCAAAGCCGCCAAAGTTCCGGGCAAGGCTGATTCGAGAAAGAAAAACCTCGACATCACAGCCGAACTTGCCGTCGAGGAGCCAAAGGTCAAACTTTCGCCGACGTTCAAAGCTCTCGCAGATGTTAAACTGCCCGAACTGCAAAAAGAAAACCGTGCCCGTTTGCAGATGCAGACGCCGACTCGGATCTATTTTTACTGGTCGGTCAAGGAAAACCCATGGGCGATACTGACAAATGTTTTCGGCAGCGATCTGGGCAATTACACGCTCGTAATCAAGCTTATCGATCAAACCTACGGCCACGAGACGATCAATCAGTGCGAGGCCGAAGGGAATTGGTGGTTCGATGTCGAACCTGACCGCAAATATCAGGCTGAGGTCGGATTTTTTGCTCCGGGACGCCCGTATTTCCGCATCCTCCATTCGAATTCGATCGAGACGCCGCGACGTTCGCCCAGCCCACGTGCGGCGACGGATTCTGACTGGCGTGTGAGTGCAAACAAGTTTGCCGAGGTTCTTGATGTCGCCGGATTTTCGCGAGATGCGTTTGACGTTGCTATGGCGGGCGACGATATCGCTTTGGCTCAGGACGCCTCGCAACAGGCATTTACGAGCTTTATCGGCAGCGGCGAGGTGCAGATCGAGGGCATTTCGTCGGACGAACTCCGTTACGCTCTGATCGCACTCGCGTCGGGAATGACGCTCGAGGAGCTTCGCGGCAAGGTAAGCCCCACGCTGTTTGCGATACTTCAGGCGAATGCCGGACAGATCAACGCGGGACGTGCAATGTCGTCGCTCACCGAGCATTTCGAGATCGAGGAAACGGAATTTACCGAGGAAGAATTCGGCCCCGCCGTTTACGGAGCCAGCCTCGTGAATTTCCCGAAGACGTTGAAAACGAAAACAGTTTCAAACAAGAAGCCCTCAATAGAGTTAGCACCGAGATACAATCCGGTGAGTTCGCACTCCTTAGGACGTTAA
- a CDS encoding type II toxin-antitoxin system PemK/MazF family toxin, producing the protein MSGTKYRQKDIVLVPFPYSDLSSAKRRPVLIISNDRYNEKFKDVLVCVITSNLRKDAYSVELTDDDLEIGVLPETSLVKAHKLFTIDQGKILRKYSTVKDDHFAKVVSRIKALIEN; encoded by the coding sequence GTGAGTGGCACTAAATATCGCCAGAAGGATATAGTACTGGTTCCATTTCCGTATTCTGATCTAAGCAGCGCAAAAAGGCGTCCCGTTTTGATCATTTCTAATGATCGATACAACGAAAAATTTAAGGATGTCTTGGTCTGTGTCATAACGTCGAATCTTCGCAAGGACGCCTATTCGGTAGAGTTAACAGACGATGATCTTGAGATCGGCGTTCTACCGGAAACTTCGCTGGTCAAAGCTCACAAATTATTTACGATCGATCAAGGGAAAATTCTCCGGAAATACAGTACTGTAAAGGACGATCATTTCGCTAAGGTTGTTTCCAGGATCAAAGCTCTGATCGAAAACTAG